Proteins encoded within one genomic window of Streptomyces profundus:
- a CDS encoding glycoside hydrolase family 95 protein: protein MPHLPRRNVLMAGAAGTGGALLPFHWTATARAASQPPAAVRAADDLALWYDAGAGADWLRALPLGNGRMGAMVFGNVSDEVIQLNEDTVWAGGPYDSANPRGAEQLAEIQRLVFADDWGAAQSLVDEAMMGDPPGQLAYQPVGDLLIDFEAAGEVTEYHRRLDLTTATASTTFVVDGVRHQRETLASAPDQVIVMRLTSDAAEAISFTARFDSPQRSDVSSPNTTTVALEGISADQEGVAGSVRFLALAHAVAEGGQVSSTGGTLTVQGANSVTLLISIGSSYVDFQNVDGDYSGIAWAHLNAAAESSHAQLRERHVADYQELFGRTSIDLGRTDAADQPTDVRIARHADTDDPQLSALLFQYGRYLLISSSRPGTQPANLQGVWNDLMQPPWDSKYTINANLPMNYWPADTTNLSECFEPVFGLIDDLTVSGARTAQAQYGAGGWVTHHNTDAWRGTSVVDGALWGMWQTGGAWLSTLIWDHYLFTGDRDFLAANYLALRGCAEFFLDTLVAEPNEGFLVTNPSNSPELAHHNGVSVCAGPTMDNQILVDVFNGVALASEELGVDSDFRAQVLAARDRLPPMRIGSRGNIQEWMEDWIEPERTHRHVSHLYGLHPSNQITREGTPELFEAARRTLEIRGDDGTGWSLAWKINFWARLEDGNRAHDLVDYLITPERLAPNMFDLHPPFQIDGNFGATGGIAEMLLQSHAGELHILPALPDAWPTGSVQGLRGRGGHTVSLSWEDGEPTEARFVSDRNTSIRLRGGLFTPGRSVFDSADGSHPRPRVRRVGSDAVEVSMTAGREFLARRR from the coding sequence ATGCCCCACCTTCCCCGCAGAAATGTCCTGATGGCCGGCGCCGCCGGTACCGGCGGCGCTCTCCTGCCGTTCCACTGGACCGCGACCGCCCGCGCGGCGAGCCAGCCCCCGGCGGCGGTCCGCGCCGCCGACGACCTCGCCCTCTGGTACGACGCGGGGGCCGGCGCCGACTGGCTGCGTGCCCTCCCCCTCGGCAACGGCCGGATGGGCGCCATGGTGTTCGGCAACGTCTCCGACGAGGTGATCCAGCTCAACGAGGACACCGTCTGGGCGGGCGGCCCCTATGACTCCGCCAACCCGCGTGGCGCCGAGCAACTCGCGGAGATCCAGCGCCTGGTCTTCGCCGACGACTGGGGTGCGGCTCAGAGCCTGGTCGACGAGGCGATGATGGGCGATCCCCCGGGCCAACTCGCCTACCAGCCCGTCGGCGATCTCCTCATCGACTTCGAGGCCGCGGGCGAGGTGACGGAGTATCACCGGAGGCTGGACCTGACCACGGCCACCGCCTCCACCACGTTCGTCGTCGACGGGGTGCGACACCAGCGGGAGACCCTGGCGAGCGCGCCCGACCAGGTGATTGTCATGCGCCTGACGTCGGATGCCGCCGAAGCGATCTCGTTCACCGCCCGGTTCGACTCACCGCAGCGCTCCGACGTCTCCAGCCCCAACACCACCACCGTGGCGCTGGAGGGGATCTCCGCCGACCAGGAGGGCGTCGCCGGATCGGTGCGCTTCCTCGCCCTGGCCCACGCGGTCGCCGAGGGGGGCCAGGTCTCCAGCACCGGCGGGACACTGACCGTCCAGGGTGCGAACAGCGTGACCCTGTTGATCTCCATCGGTTCCAGTTATGTCGACTTCCAGAACGTGGACGGCGACTATTCCGGCATCGCCTGGGCGCACCTCAACGCCGCCGCGGAGTCCTCGCACGCGCAACTGCGCGAGCGTCATGTGGCCGACTACCAGGAGCTGTTCGGTCGCACCAGCATCGACCTGGGCCGCACCGACGCGGCCGACCAACCCACGGACGTGCGGATCGCCCGGCACGCCGACACGGACGATCCCCAACTTTCCGCGCTGCTCTTCCAGTACGGCCGGTACCTGCTGATCTCGTCCTCCAGGCCCGGCACCCAGCCGGCGAACCTCCAGGGCGTGTGGAACGACCTGATGCAGCCCCCGTGGGACTCCAAGTACACCATCAACGCCAACCTTCCGATGAACTACTGGCCCGCGGACACCACCAACCTGTCGGAGTGCTTCGAGCCCGTCTTCGGGCTGATCGACGACCTCACCGTCAGCGGCGCCCGCACCGCTCAGGCGCAGTACGGGGCGGGCGGCTGGGTCACCCACCACAACACCGACGCGTGGCGGGGTACCTCGGTCGTGGACGGCGCGCTGTGGGGCATGTGGCAGACAGGCGGCGCCTGGTTGTCCACGCTGATCTGGGACCACTACCTCTTCACCGGGGACCGGGACTTCCTGGCCGCCAACTACCTCGCACTCAGGGGGTGCGCCGAGTTCTTCCTGGACACCCTGGTGGCGGAGCCGAACGAGGGATTCCTCGTCACCAACCCGTCCAACTCGCCGGAGTTGGCACACCACAACGGGGTCAGCGTGTGCGCCGGACCCACGATGGACAACCAGATCCTGGTCGACGTCTTCAACGGCGTCGCCCTGGCCAGCGAGGAACTGGGCGTGGACAGCGACTTCCGTGCCCAGGTCCTGGCGGCTCGGGACCGCCTGCCACCGATGCGTATCGGCTCCCGGGGCAACATCCAGGAGTGGATGGAGGACTGGATCGAGCCGGAGCGGACGCACCGGCATGTCTCCCATCTCTACGGGCTCCACCCCAGCAACCAGATCACCCGGGAGGGCACCCCGGAACTCTTCGAGGCGGCCCGCCGCACCCTGGAGATCCGCGGCGACGACGGCACCGGCTGGTCCCTCGCCTGGAAGATCAACTTCTGGGCCCGACTGGAGGACGGCAACCGCGCCCACGACCTGGTGGACTACCTGATCACGCCGGAGAGACTGGCGCCCAACATGTTCGACCTGCATCCACCGTTCCAGATCGACGGGAACTTCGGGGCCACGGGCGGTATCGCCGAGATGCTGCTCCAGAGCCATGCCGGCGAGCTGCACATCCTGCCGGCTCTCCCCGACGCCTGGCCCACGGGCAGCGTCCAGGGACTGAGAGGGCGAGGCGGACACACCGTGTCGCTCTCCTGGGAGGACGGCGAACCCACCGAGGCCAGGTTCGTCTCTGACCGGAACACCTCCATACGGCTGCGGGGCGGGCTGTTCACGCCCGGCCGGTCCGTCTTCGACTCCGCGGACGGCTCCCACCCCCGGCCGCGCGTCCGACGCGTCGGCAGTGACGCCGTCGAGGTGTCCATGACGGCCGGCCGCGAGTTCCTGGCGCGCCGCCGGTAG
- a CDS encoding branched-chain amino acid ABC transporter permease, with protein sequence MTAPSPIPPTGTAKKWPAKLPRLPVLAIVLTALAAALWVAVLADGTPAGPAIDNPGKFLVTALDAVTFAGLLFVAASGFTLIFGLMRTVNMAHGSLFLLAAYIAIRVQEAMVGRSRNIEPAHVGWLDWLVPMLVGASVAAVVGLLMQQLFLQWNEGQELRQALITLALTVVLADQMLREFGGLAQTMVWPGAVTHFFSVAGERYALTRVFILGVAVLVGVLLWLWLTRTSMGMVIRAGVDDRQMVRALGINIRLVFAITFLVGSFLAGVGGVLGASFAGAAPGTDGSWLLNALIVVIVGGLGSLKGAAVGSLLYGTVVAFSPVYLPSDYSYYAIIVTFALLALVMAVRPNGLFGRPA encoded by the coding sequence ATGACCGCGCCCTCGCCCATTCCGCCGACCGGGACGGCGAAGAAGTGGCCCGCGAAGCTGCCCCGACTCCCGGTCCTGGCCATCGTCCTGACCGCCCTCGCCGCCGCCCTCTGGGTGGCGGTGCTGGCCGACGGCACGCCGGCCGGGCCGGCGATCGACAACCCGGGCAAGTTCCTTGTCACCGCGCTCGACGCGGTCACGTTCGCCGGGCTGCTGTTCGTCGCGGCGTCCGGCTTCACCCTGATCTTCGGATTGATGCGCACGGTGAACATGGCCCACGGTTCGCTGTTCCTGCTCGCCGCCTACATAGCCATCCGGGTGCAGGAGGCGATGGTCGGCCGGTCACGCAACATCGAGCCGGCGCACGTCGGTTGGCTGGACTGGCTCGTGCCGATGCTGGTCGGGGCGAGCGTCGCCGCCGTGGTCGGGCTGTTGATGCAACAGCTCTTCCTCCAGTGGAACGAGGGTCAGGAACTACGCCAGGCGCTGATCACTCTCGCCCTCACGGTCGTCCTGGCCGACCAGATGCTGCGGGAGTTCGGCGGGCTGGCCCAGACCATGGTCTGGCCGGGTGCCGTCACGCACTTCTTCTCCGTCGCGGGTGAACGCTACGCCCTCACCAGGGTGTTCATTCTTGGCGTGGCGGTACTGGTCGGGGTTCTGCTGTGGCTCTGGCTCACGAGGACGAGCATGGGTATGGTGATCCGCGCCGGCGTGGACGACCGTCAAATGGTCCGCGCCCTCGGCATCAACATCCGTCTGGTCTTCGCGATCACTTTCCTTGTCGGCTCCTTCCTCGCGGGCGTGGGCGGCGTGCTCGGGGCCTCGTTCGCGGGGGCCGCCCCCGGGACCGACGGAAGCTGGCTGCTGAACGCCCTCATCGTCGTCATCGTCGGGGGCCTTGGATCGCTCAAGGGAGCGGCCGTCGGCTCGCTGCTCTACGGCACGGTCGTGGCCTTCTCTCCCGTCTATCTGCCGAGCGACTACTCCTACTACGCGATCATCGTGACCTTTGCCCTGCTGGCGCTGGTCATGGCTGTCCGCCCCAATGGACTCTTCGGGAGGCCGGCATGA
- a CDS encoding branched-chain amino acid ABC transporter permease — translation MTARRLLTSSNLLGAALVAVLLLLPNLTTAFFVNFVMTQTFILGLAAATIVFLAKYGGMTSLAQFLLFGVAGFMFGNAAQETGSRGLNLGWSPWVAIGFALLVTVAVAFVLGAIASRSTGIYFLMLTFVYAVIGYFVFAQIVEISGPGGITSIQRPDFLGPPVRLYYAGLLLSVLAYLGFRAAGRTPFGLALQGVRDDPVRMASLGFNVRLYRTLAFSLAGFVAGLSGLLNVWWNGQIDPASIATGPTLILLIIAVIGGITSFEGAWLGAFVYVWVFTYLRDLPLIDEIGITEARFNTVIGVIVLLIMVLSPEGLTGIVQRLRRHVGARITALQGPALGGSPSTGKRAKESGGMAT, via the coding sequence ATGACCGCCCGTCGCCTGCTGACCTCGTCAAACCTACTCGGCGCCGCCCTGGTCGCCGTCCTGCTCCTCCTGCCGAACCTGACAACGGCGTTCTTCGTCAACTTCGTCATGACGCAGACGTTCATCCTCGGGCTGGCCGCCGCGACCATCGTCTTCCTCGCCAAGTACGGGGGCATGACCTCGCTCGCCCAGTTCCTGCTGTTCGGTGTCGCGGGTTTCATGTTCGGCAACGCGGCCCAGGAGACCGGGTCCCGGGGCCTGAATCTGGGCTGGTCCCCGTGGGTTGCCATCGGCTTCGCGCTCCTGGTGACCGTCGCGGTGGCGTTCGTCCTGGGCGCGATCGCCAGCCGCAGCACGGGGATCTACTTCCTGATGCTCACGTTCGTCTACGCCGTCATCGGCTACTTCGTGTTCGCGCAGATCGTCGAGATCTCCGGCCCCGGTGGTATCACCAGCATCCAGCGTCCCGACTTCCTGGGACCGCCGGTCCGCCTCTACTACGCGGGCCTGCTGCTCTCGGTGCTGGCCTACCTCGGCTTTCGGGCAGCCGGACGGACCCCGTTCGGGCTGGCGCTACAGGGTGTCCGCGACGACCCCGTGCGCATGGCCTCGTTGGGATTCAACGTGCGGCTGTACCGGACGCTGGCGTTCTCGCTGGCCGGCTTCGTGGCCGGTTTGAGCGGGCTGCTCAACGTGTGGTGGAACGGCCAGATCGACCCGGCGTCGATCGCGACGGGTCCCACTCTGATCCTGCTGATCATCGCGGTGATCGGTGGCATCACGTCCTTTGAGGGCGCCTGGCTGGGTGCCTTCGTCTACGTGTGGGTCTTCACCTACTTGAGGGACCTCCCGCTGATCGACGAGATCGGGATCACCGAGGCCCGCTTCAACACCGTGATCGGTGTGATCGTCCTGCTGATCATGGTGCTCTCACCGGAAGGGCTCACCGGAATCGTCCAGCGGCTGCGCCGCCATGTCGGGGCCCGCATCACCGCGTTGCAAGGACCGGCACTGGGCGGATCCCCGTCCACCGGTAAGCGAGCGAAGGAAAGTGGAGGAATGGCGACATGA
- a CDS encoding alpha/beta hydrolase family esterase: protein MKRRLAALPTVIAALLVMLTGGPALGSTLDDARTSDARTADATAGCGSAPGLTDGTHTIQSGGIDRTFILDIPDNYDNNHPHRIVLGFHWWGGTAEDVATGQTVETGTWSYYGLKRLAGDSTIFVAPQGIDNAWPNSGGRDVAFVDDLLRVVEDNLCVETNQRFAVGFSYGGAMSYSLACSRPDVFRAVAAYGAPGQVSGCDGGTQPVAYFGAHGISDGNGGATLRDTFVRNNGCAGQNPPAPAPGSLTHITTAYSGCSAEHPVVWASFDGGHIAAPQDGAPGDSGSNTWLPGETWDFLTRF from the coding sequence GTGAAGCGTAGACTCGCCGCCCTGCCCACGGTCATCGCCGCCCTGCTGGTCATGCTGACCGGAGGTCCAGCGCTGGGCAGCACGCTCGACGACGCCCGGACGTCCGACGCCCGAACCGCCGACGCCACCGCGGGATGCGGCTCGGCCCCGGGCCTGACGGACGGCACGCACACGATCCAGAGCGGCGGAATCGACCGCACGTTCATCCTCGACATTCCCGACAACTACGACAACAACCACCCCCACCGCATCGTTCTGGGCTTCCACTGGTGGGGTGGGACGGCAGAAGACGTCGCGACGGGCCAGACCGTGGAGACCGGCACCTGGTCCTACTACGGCCTCAAGAGGCTGGCCGGGGACAGCACCATCTTTGTCGCCCCGCAGGGCATCGACAACGCCTGGCCCAACAGCGGCGGTCGCGACGTGGCCTTTGTCGACGATCTGCTGCGGGTCGTGGAGGACAACCTCTGCGTCGAGACGAACCAGCGCTTCGCCGTCGGCTTCAGCTACGGCGGGGCCATGAGCTACTCCCTTGCCTGCTCCCGGCCCGACGTCTTCCGCGCGGTGGCCGCCTATGGCGCTCCCGGGCAGGTCAGCGGATGCGACGGAGGCACCCAGCCGGTCGCCTACTTCGGCGCCCACGGCATCAGCGACGGCAACGGAGGCGCGACGCTGCGTGACACCTTCGTCCGTAACAACGGCTGTGCCGGCCAGAACCCGCCAGCGCCGGCGCCGGGCAGTCTGACCCACATCACCACCGCTTACTCCGGCTGCTCGGCCGAGCACCCCGTGGTCTGGGCCTCCTTCGACGGTGGCCACATCGCGGCGCCCCAGGACGGGGCGCCGGGGGACAGCGGCTCCAACACCTGGCTGCCGGGCGAGACCTGGGACTTCCTCACCCGCTTCTAG
- a CDS encoding Gfo/Idh/MocA family protein, producing the protein MTEQVRVAIAGLGFGAEFIPIYQAHPDADLVAVCQRAEAPLKEIADRFGVPARYSSYDAMLRDPEIDAVHINTPIPHHAEHTVSALRAGKHVACTVPMATTLDECRAIVAAAKESGKKYMMMETVVYSREFLHVQDLLDNGTLGRIQFLRGAHYQEMAGWPGYWEGLPPMHYATHAVSPVLSLAGALAESVVCIGSGRISEELTSKYGSPFAVESALLTLRDSPVGAEIARFLFETAREYVESFTAFGDRASFEWEQTQGSGHVLHVGEVPEAVEVPDFGHRLPPEVAPFTTRGVYDDDHEHLSFIQGSGHGGSHPHMAHEFLRSIVEDRAPAIDEVTAANWTSVGICAHESAMNGGARVSIPDFGRAAG; encoded by the coding sequence ATGACAGAGCAAGTACGGGTGGCGATCGCCGGACTCGGTTTCGGTGCCGAGTTCATCCCCATCTACCAAGCCCATCCTGATGCCGATCTGGTGGCCGTCTGCCAACGCGCCGAAGCTCCTTTGAAGGAGATAGCCGACAGGTTCGGCGTGCCGGCCAGGTACAGCAGTTACGACGCGATGCTCCGGGACCCGGAAATCGATGCCGTCCACATCAACACCCCGATTCCCCACCACGCGGAGCACACCGTATCGGCCCTCCGCGCCGGCAAGCATGTCGCCTGCACCGTACCGATGGCCACGACACTTGACGAGTGCCGAGCCATCGTGGCCGCGGCCAAAGAGTCGGGCAAGAAGTACATGATGATGGAGACGGTGGTCTACTCCAGGGAGTTCCTGCATGTTCAGGATCTTCTCGACAATGGCACCCTGGGGCGTATCCAGTTTCTTCGCGGAGCCCACTACCAGGAAATGGCCGGCTGGCCCGGGTACTGGGAAGGACTGCCGCCGATGCATTACGCGACACACGCGGTCAGCCCGGTGCTCAGCCTGGCCGGGGCATTAGCGGAAAGTGTCGTCTGCATCGGATCTGGCCGCATCTCGGAAGAACTCACCAGCAAATACGGATCCCCCTTCGCCGTGGAGAGCGCTCTGCTCACCCTCCGTGATTCTCCGGTGGGTGCGGAGATCGCGCGCTTCCTCTTCGAGACAGCTCGTGAGTACGTCGAGAGCTTCACGGCGTTCGGCGACCGCGCGAGCTTCGAGTGGGAGCAGACACAGGGGTCAGGACACGTGCTGCACGTCGGTGAGGTTCCGGAGGCGGTGGAGGTCCCCGACTTCGGGCACCGACTGCCGCCCGAGGTGGCCCCGTTCACGACGAGAGGCGTCTACGACGACGACCATGAGCACCTCTCGTTCATCCAGGGAAGCGGCCATGGCGGATCGCATCCGCATATGGCGCACGAGTTCCTCCGCAGCATTGTCGAGGACCGCGCGCCCGCGATCGACGAGGTGACCGCCGCGAACTGGACGTCGGTGGGCATCTGCGCCCATGAGTCGGCCATGAACGGCGGGGCACGGGTCTCGATCCCCGATTTCGGGCGGGCGGCGGGATGA
- a CDS encoding XylR family transcriptional regulator, whose product MADPGIRHVALLVETSNTYARGLLVGVKKYVEAHPGWSMYLAEHSRHETDFSWLEGWQGHGLLARIESVETARFIRRLALPTVDLSAGQLVPELPGVETDDDTIAEWAVQHFEERGLRHFAYCGDERFGWSLKRGAWFTEHVRRRGLTAREFRMKASAMRAADRERLAGWLTSLPKPVGVLACYDIAGQEVLEACKIADLRVPDSVAVIGVDNDDLIGSLTSPPLSSIEPDTTRTGYLAAELLDLMMRGRSLEPGLRLIEPTRLVARQSSDILAVDDPLVAGALRFIRDHSDQNLSVEVVIRHVGLSRRALDHRFVRLLGRTVHGEIVRVRVGHIAELLSSTDWTLQQIAKRLSFSHPEYMSVVFKKYTGKSPGQFRRAVSGSVARQAFWQE is encoded by the coding sequence ATGGCTGACCCGGGGATCCGTCACGTGGCGTTACTGGTCGAAACGTCGAACACATACGCTCGCGGGCTGCTGGTCGGCGTGAAGAAGTACGTGGAGGCTCACCCTGGTTGGTCGATGTACCTCGCCGAACACAGCCGGCACGAAACCGACTTCTCGTGGCTCGAAGGCTGGCAGGGCCACGGACTGCTGGCCCGCATCGAGAGCGTCGAGACGGCGCGGTTCATCCGTCGACTCGCCCTTCCCACGGTTGATCTGAGCGCCGGGCAGCTGGTGCCCGAGCTGCCCGGCGTCGAGACCGACGACGACACGATCGCGGAGTGGGCGGTCCAGCACTTCGAGGAGCGAGGGCTGCGGCACTTCGCCTACTGCGGGGACGAGCGGTTCGGCTGGTCGCTGAAGCGTGGCGCCTGGTTCACCGAGCATGTACGCCGACGCGGGCTGACCGCGCGGGAGTTCCGCATGAAGGCGTCGGCGATGCGCGCCGCCGACCGCGAGCGTCTCGCTGGGTGGCTCACGAGCCTTCCCAAACCGGTGGGCGTGTTGGCCTGTTACGACATCGCGGGTCAGGAGGTGCTGGAGGCGTGCAAGATCGCCGATCTGAGGGTGCCGGACTCGGTCGCCGTCATCGGCGTGGACAACGACGACCTCATCGGCAGCCTCACCTCACCGCCGCTGTCGAGCATTGAGCCGGACACGACGAGGACGGGCTACCTCGCGGCCGAGCTCCTGGACCTCATGATGCGGGGGCGGTCCCTCGAACCCGGGCTTCGTCTGATCGAACCGACCCGCCTCGTGGCCCGGCAGTCCTCGGACATCCTTGCCGTGGACGATCCACTCGTCGCCGGGGCCCTACGGTTCATCCGGGACCATTCGGATCAGAACCTCTCCGTGGAAGTGGTGATCCGGCACGTCGGGCTCTCCCGCCGGGCTCTCGACCACCGATTCGTGCGGCTGTTGGGCAGAACGGTGCACGGTGAGATCGTGCGTGTCCGGGTGGGCCATATCGCCGAGCTGCTCTCCTCGACGGACTGGACACTCCAACAGATCGCGAAGCGGCTGAGCTTCAGTCATCCCGAGTACATGAGCGTCGTGTTCAAGAAGTACACCGGCAAGTCGCCCGGCCAGTTCCGTCGAGCGGTCAGCGGGTCCGTGGCCCGGCAGGCGTTCTGGCAGGAGTGA